The following are from one region of the Aequoribacter fuscus genome:
- a CDS encoding acyl-CoA dehydrogenase family protein, producing the protein MDLGISERLEPLLHSVKTFIAEEIEPMEDEYWKEVDTGSRWEFTERQTEILETLKAKAREQGLWNFFLTGEHGYGLTTVEYAYLAEEMGKTPLGAEVFNCAAPDTGNMEVLHKYGSEAQKAQWLEPLLNGEIRSAYAMTEPGVASSDATNISTNAVLDGDEWVINGEKHWISGAGDPRCKIMIVMVKTSPDAPTHKQQSQILVPKDTPGLEILRPMTVFGEDDAPHGHMHLRFNNVRVPKDNIILGEGRGFEISQGRLGPGRIHHCMRALGAAEKALKLLCERATTRTAFGKPLAKLGGNVDIIANARMNIEMNRLLTLKTAWLMDNIDAKEARVWISMIKTTVPNAVLQIVDDAIQMYGGLGVSQDTPLAGMYKGLRTLRLADGPDAVHRMVVGRHELRKYAAQDSVSATFRDG; encoded by the coding sequence ATGGACTTAGGAATAAGCGAAAGACTTGAACCGCTATTGCACAGCGTAAAAACCTTTATTGCTGAAGAAATCGAGCCAATGGAGGATGAATACTGGAAGGAAGTTGATACTGGCAGTCGCTGGGAGTTTACTGAGCGCCAGACTGAAATTTTAGAGACCCTGAAAGCCAAAGCGCGTGAGCAGGGCTTGTGGAATTTCTTTTTAACTGGCGAACACGGTTATGGGTTAACCACGGTTGAATATGCCTATTTAGCTGAAGAGATGGGCAAAACTCCGCTGGGTGCCGAGGTATTTAACTGCGCCGCGCCTGACACGGGCAACATGGAAGTGCTGCACAAATACGGCAGCGAAGCGCAGAAAGCACAGTGGTTAGAGCCCTTGTTAAACGGGGAGATCCGCTCTGCTTACGCGATGACCGAGCCTGGCGTTGCTTCGTCAGATGCAACGAATATCTCGACCAACGCAGTCTTGGACGGTGACGAATGGGTAATCAACGGCGAGAAACACTGGATTTCGGGTGCGGGTGATCCACGCTGCAAAATTATGATTGTAATGGTCAAGACGAGTCCTGACGCTCCGACCCACAAACAGCAGTCGCAAATTTTGGTGCCAAAAGATACCCCGGGGTTAGAAATTTTGCGCCCTATGACCGTTTTTGGGGAAGACGATGCGCCGCACGGTCACATGCACTTGCGTTTTAATAACGTACGTGTACCCAAAGACAATATCATCCTAGGTGAAGGTCGAGGATTCGAGATCTCGCAAGGTCGTCTTGGTCCGGGTCGAATTCACCACTGTATGCGCGCATTAGGTGCGGCTGAGAAAGCACTGAAATTATTGTGTGAGCGCGCGACGACTCGCACCGCCTTTGGTAAGCCTTTGGCCAAACTGGGTGGTAACGTCGATATCATTGCCAATGCTCGAATGAACATTGAAATGAATCGCTTGCTGACCCTCAAGACGGCGTGGTTAATGGATAACATCGACGCGAAAGAAGCGCGTGTTTGGATTTCGATGATCAAAACGACTGTTCCCAACGCGGTGCTTCAGATTGTTGACGACGCCATTCAAATGTACGGCGGGTTGGGTGTGTCGCAAGATACGCCATTGGCTGGCATGTACAAAGGTTTGCGTACTCTGCGCTTGGCCGATGGTCCAGATGCCGTTCACCGTATGGTGGTGGGCCGTCATGAGCTGCGAAAGTATGCGGCGCAAGATTCGGTGAGCGCCACGTTCCGTGACGGTTGA
- a CDS encoding MaoC family dehydratase — protein MPIIVVPKEELPNYVGHKFEPGQWVEVRQERINHFADCTEDFQYIHIDEERAAQTPFGGTIAHGFLTLSLLVKMCEENAIAPEGVVMGINYGFDKIRFLAPVRAGKRVRAHSQIVSIDAKDGGRFLTKQAVSVEIEGEETPALIAEWLGMVVTA, from the coding sequence ATGCCAATAATTGTTGTACCAAAGGAAGAATTGCCGAATTACGTCGGCCATAAATTTGAGCCAGGTCAGTGGGTCGAAGTAAGACAGGAGCGAATAAATCACTTCGCTGACTGTACGGAAGATTTTCAGTACATCCACATTGACGAAGAGCGTGCCGCGCAGACGCCGTTTGGTGGCACCATTGCGCATGGTTTCTTGACGCTATCGCTGTTGGTCAAAATGTGTGAAGAAAATGCGATCGCTCCGGAAGGCGTGGTCATGGGCATTAACTACGGTTTTGACAAGATACGCTTCTTGGCGCCGGTGCGTGCAGGCAAGCGTGTGCGCGCTCATAGCCAAATTGTTAGTATCGATGCCAAAGATGGTGGCCGTTTCTTAACGAAGCAAGCCGTAAGTGTTGAGATCGAAGGTGAGGAAACCCCCGCTTTAATCGCAGAATGGTTGGGTATGGTGGTGACCGCGTAA